Below is a genomic region from Ochotona princeps isolate mOchPri1 chromosome 28, mOchPri1.hap1, whole genome shotgun sequence.
AAGTTTAGACATTAGTGACCCAGAGACCATTTCACTGTAACCCAGCAGAGACCATCTGCACCTAAAGAATCCTAAGAAGGGCTCCAGCCTGCATCACCTACTGGGTCACACCACAAGCTGCACACACCTGTCCTCTCCCCTAGACACCTGCAGATAGGTCTGGCTCCACTTTCCAGAAGCTCCAGAGAAGCAAACTGAATTAGTGTTCACTCTTTTTGGATGTTTGTATTTATCTAccacttggaaggcagaatgaaaaTAGGAACACAGAGTGAGAGCCAGCAACACATATCTCTCCcctgctagagctgggccaggctaaagttggAACTCCCGTTtcagtggtaggaacccaagaaCCTGCGCCTTCGTCCACTGCAGGTGGACAGGTGCAGCGACAGGCAGGGGTGGGCCAGGGGCTGGATCCCAGGTGCTCAGCCAAGGGCTGCAGGTGTTTGCTGCAGttcaacccactgcaccaaaatGTGTGCCTCTACTGTCCACATTTTTGACAACAGGAAACATAAAGGGAGGGTTGCAAATACAAAGTGTCCTGAAGCGAAGCTTAATAAGATGGCATTTAATCTGTGAATATAGTTCAGGGGCTTGATTCATTAAAAGTCTAAAAACACTACAAGAGGAAAGCAAAGTGAATATTCTAATGTGTATGCCTGATGCTGAGTTTCAGGAGTCGGCATTTCATGGCAGGGTACTGAGCTGCTGCTTTTGAAGCTGGCATCCTATCCCGGCTACCCTGCTTcttctccagctcctgctaatgcacccgggaaggcagaagaagacgGCCCAAGAGCTTGAATCTTTGCCATCCACGTGGGCAAGCTGcggggagttcctggctcctggcctcatccTACTCCACACCTGATTTCTGCAGATACCTGAAGAGTGCACCATTGAAGATGTGTCAGTCGCCCTCTCAAATAAAGTATAAAATtctcaataaaattaaaagtgcTCTATTAGAGCGCTTAAAACCAggttaatttaaaaacagaagaggagCTGGTGCCAATGGCAtattaggctaagcctctgcctgtggcatcagcatcctatatgggcgccggttctaatcccggcagctccacttcccagccagctccctgcttgtggcctgggaaagcagtcgaggacggcccaaagccttgggaccctgcaccttcatgggagaaccggaagaagctcctgacttttgcaGGGTCTCTGTatctgccatcacagccatttagggagtaaaccagcaaatggaagatttctctctctgtccctccttctctctgtagctctgtctttaaaatcttaaaaaaaaaaaaaaaaacagaaaacaggactAAAGATGTCTAAAATCAAACTCTAAACGAGTGACAGAATAGGACAAAACTTTGATCAGACATGTAACTCAATCAGGGCACCTTCCCAGGCCTGATTGTAACAGAGTCAAGGGTAACAGGGAAACGACTTCATGGATGCTACTCATCCCGGATTTCCAAAAGCCTGAAACCCTCCTGGGCTCCCTGGAAACAGAAACCATCGGTGGGCCAGGTGTCCGCCCCGCCATCCCAACCTCTCTCTGTTGGCACAGTGCAGGCGGATCTGTGAGAAACACTTGAAGACTTTACAGGGAAGAAGTGAGATGCAGGAGCAGAAGTTGCAGATTACACAGTAAACTAGAGGCGAGGGAGGAGCGCTCAGTGGGGCGCGCGGGGGTGGGGAGCACGATCCCAGGAAACTGGACCGCAAGCAACCCTGGGGATCAACGAGGCAGCAGACACCCCCCGCCCCCGTGGGGGCCGCGCAAGAGCAGGTCAGGGAGATTCTTAATTCTACCTGAGCAGCGTTCCGAAAACTACACCCGGAGTAGAACAGGGGATCGGTTCCATCGCTTACGCGGAGGGAACATTCGAAACCCAGAGAACCTGCCCAGTAAAGACACGCGACATTCCGCCCGGCGCCCCAGACACCCGCGGAGGACGACCGGGGCGAGGGACCCGGAGGCGCCGGGAACCCCTAACGCAGCACCCCGCCGTGCCTCCGGGCTTCCCGCAGCCGAGGCGCCTTCACCTACCTCCGCCCGGCCCCGAAGGCAACCCTCCGGCGTCCGCCAGCTCCCGGCCCGGACCGGGCCGCGAATCTTACACGCGGACCCACCGGGAGTCGCGGACGCACACGGCGACCCTGGCGTCGCGCGCGGATGACATCACGGCGCATGCTCACGGGACGCACGCCAGGCCCGCCTGACGCAGAGGGCGGGCCGAGTGGGCGGGGCCACGGGGAGGGTCGGGAAGGAGGAGGCGGCGTCCCCGGACGCACGGGCGGCGGCCTCTCCCTAGTGACCGGCGGCCGTGGACCACGGTGACCCTGAGTCTCGGGCTGAAGCACCGCGTGACCCGGAGGTCCTCCGCGCGGCGCTCAGAGCCGAGCGTTGTGGAGCCAGCCGGCGCGGGGGAACACTCGGAAGTGACGTCACGGCCCCAGCCAGCCGGAGCCGGCCTCGAACCCGCGGCCGCCGGCGGTGGGAAGGCCGGGGCGGCAGGACTGCGGGGCGCCGGGCGCCGCTGCCGCGCGTGAGGGACCATCCCTTTTCCCTGCACGTTGCTCGGCCCATCTGGAAGGCGCCGGGGGGCCCCGTGGTGAACGCCCTCCGGAACCCCGGGTGCGGGTCCTGACAGGTGAGTGGGTCCCCGCCGCCCTTTTTATTCTCCTTACATCCTCTTGGGGGTCAAGTCCTTTCCCCGCCCCGAGCTGTCGAGCACTCTAACCTGTCAGCCTAGCTTCTCCCGTCGCATGATAAGATAATAAACGTTCAGGTCCCACCCATCCCGCCAGGCCCGGCTGCTGCTCTTCCCCCTTTTCCCTCCTCAAAAACCCGTCCTTTTCTGCTGCAAGCCCTCATTTGCAATGCAAAAGCTTCAGGGATGAAGGGATCCCAGAAAGCTTCGTGTGCAACCAGGATCGCACAGCTGGGTCTTGGGAACAACTGCGGAAGTTGGAGCGGAAAGTGAACCTGCTGGTGATGAGTTGTGTGCAGGTGACTGGGGCGGAGCCCCGCCTAGAGCTGAATGGAGCATCTCAGGATTAGGACTTGTGCGAACAGTGACGCCCCTGCAGGCTGCTGGGAGCCCTCCGGACGTGGCTGGGAGACTGGGAGCCACTTAGCATGTTGCACAAATGAATTCTTAAGTGAGAGGTTATCGTTTTAGAATACGTTGTTTTGTGTTGTTAGcttgatctttcatccacttggcAAAGTTATGCAGGTTCAGGAAAAGGGACAAAGAGTAGCTAAAGTTCATTGGCACTGCAGTGCCTGGAAGAATGTTACTGTTCCGCTTGCTCTTCGCCAGGGTCTGTAAGGTTAGTGACGGACCAAGTGCAAAACCAGCTTGAGGAACTGCGGGGCTTGAATTTATCCTCAGGCTTTCCTGCCACTGGAAAGTGTATGTCTGCTTTCTACTATGTGCGGGAGCGTTTGTAGGTGTGCAAAAGCACTGTTTGAATACTtgcataaaacaattatttttttttgtactttttgcCTAAATTGATGGAatacatttttgtaatttttttttctttcagattttcttcTAAAGATCTGAATTTCGAAAATACACTGGACGCTACTGGGCATGAAGAACTGTTTTAATTAGTAGTCCTGGAGCTGCAGACATGGCTACATCGGCGAGTCTGGACATCGGTGCCCAGCTCATAGTGGAGGAGTGCCCCAGCACTGAGAGCCTCGCAGGCATGCCCGACATCAAAATAGAACACCCGCTGGACCCACATGCAGAAGACGGGGCAGCTCAGGGCGTAGCCATGGGAATGAAATTCATTTTGCCAAACCGATTTGATATGAACGTGTGCTCTCGGTTTGTGAAGTCCTTAAACGAGGAAGATAGCAAAAATATTCAAGATCAAGTGAACTCCGACCTGGAAGTGGCATCTGTCCTATTTAAAGGTTGGAAGTTATGGTATACATATGTCTgcatctgtttttgtttatttggatgtgtgtgggggtgtgcatCGGGGACTGGGGGTGCGTGGAGTTTTTTCGTTATTcttggctttttttgtttgtcttttcttATCATGAGATTTTCAGTGTGAGTAGAGTCATGTTGTAGTGGGATTTTCTAGAATTACACAGAAACCAAGACTAAATTTATGGAATGTCCATCTTAAAGAAGTTTCTTTCTTAGTTATTAAATGACATTCTCTGATgaagtttctttattttatgagatgagaaaataaattccTTGGCCTTTTAAAAGCAAGGTATTAACATAAGGCTGCTTCAGAAAGCTCCTACACAAAAGAAATTAGACAagcttatcttggtgcaaaaaaggTTGAAATTGTGTGTGGTTTTTCGTAATGTAGATGGTTTCTGAACTGTTGGATGGCTTTTTAGAGTCTGTTCCATGGGTACGGAATTTGcattaggttttgtgttttactACATCATGCTGCAGATTCCTTTTCTGATGACCTGTTACATGGTGAAGCTAACCTCTGAGGATGATCTTGCTCGAGGTTAATACTTTACTTTCTGGAGCTCTCATGATGCTAGCATAGACTTTATGATGAAAATAACATCATTTGATAGACAGGAATTAAATCACGAATTTTGTCattaaaatactgttttattgTGTTTACATTCGTTTTCCGAAGCTGAATGCAATATCCATACATCGCCTTCCCCGGGAGTTCAAGTAAGGCATGTCTACACTCCCTCCACGACAAAGCATTTCTCGCCCATAAAACAGTCAACCACTCTGACCAACAAGCACCGTGGAAATGAGGTCTCCACCACACCTCTGCTAGCGAATTGTAAGTACTGGCTGCTGATGCTGTAGGATGCGCCTACTGGCTTAAAGAATTTGGCTTTTAAACAATAGTTTCATTAAATGCATATTCTTTCTGCCAGCTCAAATGGTATCTtagtaattttaataatttaaacttTTCATATACTTttgtatgtttaaatattttgtgttttatgttACTGCGTTGAAAACAAAGATTGAAATAtttaacccccccccccaaaaaaaaaagaaatattgaaacCATTATAACTTTACTATAAAAACAATTGAGTGCTTCTGGACTTAGTGCAATTTAAGACATTTTGTGTTCTTGGGGTACGAAGTTTCTTGTTTTACTAGTAAACTGGATTACTCATCAGTAAATGATTTTGTGATTAAATCTGAGTGATTTGTTATGATATTCCATTTGAATAACATGAATATGTAAACATGTTTTTTCAAACTTTGAATACACAGTTTAAACAATGTACCCTCATTCTAGAGGAAACCAAATTAATTTTCTCTACCTGAACTAGAAGATATTTATATGATACGGGCATGTTAATGAGAGAAGAAGTGGTTAGCAACTGTACAGTTGTACGGTTAGTAACTGCGTTTGAGAAAAGAATGTGAGTGTATGTCCGTTCTAAAGCCTGGTGCAGTCTGTCTTTAGAACACAGTAACTCCCCCGGGTCTGAGTCACCTGCTGTCGCCGGACGATCCTTCGTTTCCGTACAACTCCCACTCCACTAGTGCACTGCCTTTGTTTTGCTCACACAGATTTGCCCATGCCTTCTAATCGTCTTCCTTTGTACGTTAAGGCTACCCAGGCATATTACTGAAGTCAGTGACCAAGTAGTACTAACATTCGTAAAGGGAGAACCCTGCCAAAGCAATGCCTTTCTTGGAAATGAAGAGATTCTCCAAAAATATTCTGATCAGAACTGATGATTTGAAAAGAACTAGAggcaccagcattgtggtgtcatGAGTTAAGCTtctgtcaacatcccatatggatgttgcttccagtcccagctgctccacttcagtccaactccctgccaatgctcctgggaaagcagcagaggatgacccaaatacttaggcccctgctcatgtaggagacatgggagaagctcctacttcggaccagcccagctcggGTCCTTGGTGGCTGTTTGGctaagtgaaccatcagatggaagacctctctgcctctccctctctatgtaactctgatttctaaatctttttttttttttttttaagaaataaatccaTGGAAATCATTTTTACATGATAGCATTTTTCTGGAAAAGAGTGTTATTGCCCCACATGAACCATGAGGTGCTTATCATGTGTCCTGCAGGTGGACATGAGCCATGGGGCGCTGGTCACGTGTCCTACAGGTAGATGTGAACCGTGAGGTGCTAATCATGTGTCCTGCAGGTGGACATGAGCATCTGTGGTTTGTTTCAGCTTTGTCTGTTCACCAGCTGGCAGCTCAGGGGGAGATGCTCTATCTGGCTACTCGAATCGAGCAAGGTAATGGCCTACTTTTACGTATTTTCTTCAAAACATTAATGTTTGTTGTGTGtgtcattgttttattttagtaCAGGGAAGCATAAAGCTATAATCTCACCAGGCAAGATACCCTATCAGAGAGCTCAAAAGCATAAAGTATACAAGCTGGAACTTCCTGTAAGACCCTGTTCAttcctttcaaatgcaaatattgAATTTCctaagtcttcagaaagtttttcTAGGAAACATTTCTGTTGCTATTTTGGATAATGAAAAAGGATAAgttgcaggcttttttttttctttccagtttatGTTTTCGAGACCTTTCCATATAGGCACATAAAGATTTTTTCGTTTCTTTTGATAATC
It encodes:
- the ANKRA2 gene encoding ankyrin repeat family A protein 2 isoform X1, whose product is MATSASLDIGAQLIVEECPSTESLAGMPDIKIEHPLDPHAEDGAAQGVAMGMKFILPNRFDMNVCSRFVKSLNEEDSKNIQDQVNSDLEVASVLFKAECNIHTSPSPGVQVRHVYTPSTTKHFSPIKQSTTLTNKHRGNEVSTTPLLANSLSVHQLAAQGEMLYLATRIEQENVINHTDEEGFTPLMWAAAHGQIAVVEFLLQNGADPQLLGHGRESALSLACSKGYTDIVKMLLDCGVDVNEYDWNGGTPLLYAVHGNHVKCVKMLLENGADPTIETDSGYNSMDLAVALGYRSVQQVIEAHLLKLLHSIKE